One segment of Anatilimnocola aggregata DNA contains the following:
- a CDS encoding flagellar biosynthesis anti-sigma factor FlgM, which translates to MYIYGSSQIHTAQPLSAPHRPLAAQAPQSRGVSGVDQLDISPEADLISQVHDLPDVRQDKVNSIRAQIASGTYDTDAKLDAALSRLLDEIG; encoded by the coding sequence ATGTATATTTATGGTAGTTCGCAAATTCACACCGCTCAGCCCCTGAGTGCCCCGCATCGCCCCTTGGCAGCGCAGGCACCGCAAAGCCGGGGAGTGTCGGGAGTCGATCAGTTGGACATCTCTCCAGAAGCCGACCTCATCAGCCAGGTTCACGACCTGCCCGATGTTCGTCAGGACAAGGTGAACAGCATCCGCGCCCAAATCGCTTCGGGCACGTATGACACCGACGCGAAGCTCGACGCCGCCCTCAGTCGTCTGCTGGATGAAATCGGCTAA
- a CDS encoding type III PLP-dependent enzyme, with the protein MAGVTTTTPATQTDHVADLIARHFGVSAGQLQVGGVAISELVRQFGSPLYVYDLDVARRQYQLLRQTLPPRFDICFSVKANPNQALLRTFVGQGSGLEIASSGELHQALAAGCPAHKILFAGPGKTEQELELALAQQIGEIHVESRTEARRLARLAELKHTRARISLRVNPAAAVEGGGMRMGAKAVPFGIDEDQLDDLLDELLPIPALEIVGLHLFVGTQILDHEQLLKQYRAGLEIARHLQQRLGRPLQTIDLGGGLGVPYFAHETRLDLCQLQVGLRAWMEEIARGAEFSEVRFVLEPGRFLAAEMGLYVTQVTDVKTSRGKKFAIVDGGMHHHLAASGNLGQTIKRNYPVAVLNKLDCVTTETIDVVGPLCTPLDVLARGLELPPIEIGDWIGVFQSGAYGRSASPLGFLSRQAPVEVVVERGVARLSRKRGTDHDYLADQLLCD; encoded by the coding sequence ATGGCCGGCGTAACCACAACCACTCCCGCAACTCAGACTGACCATGTCGCCGACCTGATTGCGCGGCATTTTGGCGTGTCCGCTGGCCAACTGCAGGTGGGTGGAGTGGCCATTAGCGAATTGGTGCGGCAGTTCGGTTCGCCACTTTATGTATACGATCTGGACGTTGCCCGACGACAATACCAGCTATTGCGGCAGACGCTACCTCCTCGCTTCGACATCTGCTTTTCGGTTAAGGCAAATCCCAATCAAGCACTGCTCCGCACGTTCGTGGGGCAGGGGAGTGGGCTGGAGATCGCTTCCAGCGGAGAGTTGCATCAAGCCCTCGCTGCGGGGTGCCCAGCTCATAAGATCCTGTTTGCTGGTCCAGGCAAAACCGAACAAGAACTTGAGTTGGCCCTCGCTCAGCAGATCGGCGAGATTCACGTCGAATCTCGCACCGAAGCCAGGCGACTTGCTCGCCTGGCAGAGCTAAAACACACACGCGCGCGAATTTCGTTGCGAGTAAATCCCGCTGCCGCAGTCGAGGGTGGTGGGATGCGCATGGGAGCGAAAGCCGTTCCCTTTGGCATCGATGAAGATCAGCTTGATGACTTGCTGGACGAGTTGCTACCGATCCCAGCGCTTGAGATTGTGGGACTTCACTTGTTCGTGGGAACCCAAATTCTCGACCACGAGCAACTGCTCAAGCAGTATCGTGCCGGGCTGGAAATTGCCCGTCATCTGCAACAGCGTCTAGGTCGTCCCTTGCAGACAATTGACCTGGGAGGTGGACTGGGCGTCCCTTATTTTGCTCACGAGACCAGGCTCGATCTGTGCCAACTGCAGGTGGGATTGAGGGCGTGGATGGAAGAGATCGCTCGCGGGGCAGAATTCAGCGAGGTTCGTTTCGTTCTGGAGCCCGGCCGCTTTCTAGCTGCTGAAATGGGTCTGTACGTGACGCAAGTTACCGACGTAAAGACGTCGCGCGGCAAGAAGTTCGCGATTGTCGATGGCGGCATGCATCATCATTTAGCTGCGTCCGGGAATCTCGGCCAAACCATCAAGCGCAACTATCCCGTTGCCGTCCTCAACAAACTGGATTGCGTAACAACCGAAACGATCGATGTGGTTGGACCACTTTGCACACCACTCGATGTCCTCGCGCGCGGCTTGGAACTTCCCCCCATCGAAATTGGTGATTGGATCGGGGTGTTTCAATCCGGTGCCTATGGTCGATCTGCCAGTCCCTTAGGATTTCTCAGTCGGCAAGCGCCGGTTGAAGTGGTCGTCGAACGCGGAGTTGCCCGCCTGTCTCGCAAGCGCGGCACAGACCACGACTACCTCGCGGACCAACTGCTTTGCGACTAG
- a CDS encoding acyl-CoA ligase (AMP-forming), exosortase A system-associated encodes MQFLIHHLLRDAAARSPAKEALIQGATRLTYELAQQAAIALGTRLREAGTKRLDRVGVLLEPSCELAVSLFGVSQAGGVFVPIHHGLFADQVEHIVRDCRMTGIILDAARWQQLRPTLETCESLQFIVLVGETAEATSQLRTYSFPAWSAAGSEQLPEQAIDKDLGAILYTSGSTGKPKGVMLSHANLLAGATIVSDYLQITAADRILAVLPFSFDAGLNQLTTAIQQGGTCVMLKFLFAKEIVNMLAQEKITGLAGVPPLWSLIAQDSSKLASTPLPHLRYITNTGGALPLSTLQRLRSAVPDTKVVLMYGLTEAFRSTYLPPSELDKRPTSMGKAIPDTEILVLDEEGKPCAPGEIGELVHRGPTVSLGYWGQPELTAKVLRPNPLLPPELSDHERVCYSGDLVKTDEDGFLYFVGRRDNQIKSSGFRISPTEVEEALCKTGQLRDAAVIGLPDEVLGQRIKAFVVPREGVEVIPEQLLAQVATLLPRHMIPKSVEVLREFPKTSSGKINYPALRQREAASSAK; translated from the coding sequence ATGCAATTCCTGATTCATCACCTGCTACGCGATGCGGCTGCGCGGTCCCCAGCTAAGGAAGCGCTGATCCAAGGTGCGACGCGGCTGACCTATGAATTAGCTCAGCAGGCTGCGATCGCCCTCGGCACACGACTGCGCGAAGCAGGGACCAAGCGCCTCGATCGCGTCGGAGTCCTGCTCGAGCCTTCTTGCGAACTGGCCGTCTCGTTGTTCGGCGTGTCGCAGGCGGGTGGGGTCTTTGTGCCGATTCACCACGGCCTGTTTGCCGATCAAGTGGAGCACATCGTTCGCGATTGCCGCATGACCGGCATCATTCTCGATGCCGCGCGGTGGCAACAACTTCGACCAACGCTAGAGACCTGCGAATCACTGCAATTCATTGTCCTCGTCGGCGAGACGGCTGAGGCAACAAGCCAGCTGCGGACCTATTCCTTTCCCGCTTGGAGTGCCGCCGGGTCGGAGCAGTTACCCGAGCAAGCCATCGACAAAGACCTCGGAGCAATTCTCTATACATCTGGCTCCACCGGCAAGCCGAAGGGAGTGATGCTCAGCCATGCGAACTTGCTGGCAGGGGCGACAATTGTGTCTGACTATCTGCAAATCACAGCGGCAGATCGCATCCTGGCGGTGCTGCCCTTCAGTTTCGATGCCGGACTGAACCAATTGACGACCGCCATCCAACAAGGTGGCACGTGCGTGATGCTGAAGTTCCTGTTCGCGAAGGAAATCGTGAACATGCTCGCGCAGGAAAAGATCACCGGCCTCGCCGGCGTCCCGCCTCTTTGGAGCCTGATTGCTCAAGATAGTTCGAAGTTGGCCAGTACCCCGCTGCCTCACTTGCGGTACATCACGAACACCGGTGGTGCCTTGCCTCTGAGCACCCTGCAGCGATTACGCAGCGCAGTGCCGGATACGAAGGTGGTGTTGATGTACGGCCTGACCGAAGCCTTTAGGTCCACCTATTTGCCACCGTCAGAATTGGACAAGCGCCCCACTTCAATGGGCAAGGCGATTCCCGATACCGAGATTCTCGTGCTCGACGAAGAGGGGAAGCCATGTGCCCCGGGCGAAATCGGCGAGTTGGTCCATCGCGGACCCACCGTCTCGCTCGGCTACTGGGGTCAGCCCGAACTTACTGCCAAAGTGTTGCGGCCAAATCCACTGTTGCCGCCCGAACTCAGCGACCACGAGCGAGTCTGTTATTCGGGTGATCTGGTAAAAACCGACGAAGACGGTTTTCTGTACTTTGTCGGTCGCCGCGACAACCAGATTAAGTCTTCGGGCTTTCGCATCAGTCCGACGGAAGTGGAAGAAGCACTCTGCAAGACAGGCCAGCTGCGCGATGCGGCAGTCATCGGACTGCCCGACGAGGTCCTCGGCCAGCGGATCAAGGCCTTCGTCGTCCCGCGTGAAGGGGTAGAAGTGATTCCGGAGCAATTGCTCGCCCAAGTCGCCACGCTCCTGCCGCGCCACATGATTCCTAAGTCGGTCGAAGTACTGCGCGAGTTCCCCAAAACATCGAGCGGCAAAATTAACTATCCAGCGCTCCGCCAGCGCGAAGCGGCTTCAAGCGCCAAGTAA
- a CDS encoding acyl carrier protein, whose protein sequence is MTPIEIQTKLREFIVQQFPAAASKEIGPHDSLIKHGIIDSLGVLEIVTFVEQQFAIVLSDDEMVSEHFESIASLAEFIQSKRVPEVSCNS, encoded by the coding sequence ATGACTCCCATCGAAATCCAAACGAAGTTGCGCGAATTCATCGTCCAGCAATTTCCAGCTGCGGCAAGCAAAGAGATCGGCCCCCATGATTCGCTCATCAAGCACGGAATCATCGATTCGCTGGGGGTTTTGGAGATCGTGACATTTGTCGAGCAACAGTTCGCCATCGTCTTGAGTGACGACGAGATGGTTTCGGAGCACTTTGAATCCATCGCGTCGTTGGCGGAATTCATTCAAAGCAAACGAGTGCCGGAAGTGTCATGCAATTCCTGA
- a CDS encoding rhomboid family intramembrane serine protease, translating into MGYQERDYYRDDAPDDPLGLRAMSVTAKLIVLTVLVFLVDLFFGGPEHRITKALALWPEVWVKPWYFFQVLTYGFVHSSTNVQHILGNMIGLWVFGRLLEEKQGGAYLVRYYLASIMICGLAWAARHYFLLHEMGPLLGASGGVTAVIILFCLKNPRATMLDKVLIPVPAWILGALIVLADLFGVQMGPKEEGSRVAFDVHLTGAAFAVLVWALKINFGRGTFLDSPGRWLKNLRNRFKSRPALRVHSEPHEGDDDEDVLEREGDRILAKISQHGDASLTAKERRTLEQYSRLMRAKRK; encoded by the coding sequence ATGGGATATCAGGAACGAGATTACTACCGCGACGATGCACCCGACGATCCGCTGGGCCTGCGGGCCATGTCAGTCACTGCCAAACTGATCGTGCTAACGGTGCTGGTGTTTCTGGTCGACCTGTTTTTCGGCGGCCCCGAACATCGCATCACAAAAGCTTTGGCCCTCTGGCCCGAGGTTTGGGTCAAGCCTTGGTATTTCTTTCAGGTTCTAACTTATGGCTTTGTGCATAGTTCCACCAACGTCCAGCACATCCTGGGGAACATGATCGGCCTCTGGGTCTTCGGTCGACTGCTCGAAGAGAAACAAGGCGGAGCCTATCTGGTTCGCTATTACCTGGCCTCGATCATGATCTGCGGGCTGGCTTGGGCGGCCCGGCATTACTTCCTGTTGCATGAGATGGGGCCACTGCTGGGCGCTTCGGGTGGGGTGACGGCGGTCATCATCTTATTCTGCTTGAAGAACCCGCGAGCCACGATGCTCGACAAAGTGCTCATACCCGTTCCTGCCTGGATCCTGGGCGCGTTGATTGTGCTGGCCGATCTATTTGGCGTGCAAATGGGGCCCAAAGAAGAAGGGAGCCGCGTGGCCTTCGACGTTCACCTGACGGGTGCGGCCTTTGCCGTGTTAGTCTGGGCATTGAAGATCAACTTCGGCCGCGGCACGTTTCTCGATAGTCCTGGCCGCTGGCTGAAGAACTTGCGCAACCGCTTCAAGAGCCGCCCAGCACTCCGCGTCCACTCCGAACCCCATGAAGGTGACGATGATGAAGACGTGCTGGAGCGCGAAGGCGATCGCATTCTCGCCAAGATTTCTCAACACGGCGACGCCAGCCTGACCGCCAAAGAACGCCGCACGCTCGAGCAATACAGCCGGCTCATGCGCGCCAAGCGCAAATAA
- the ggt gene encoding gamma-glutamyltransferase, which yields MLTRRDLLRALAATSAGTLAANTFASLRAADTQTWQRGAVATVQPLATKAGVNALRQGGNAVDAAIAAAVTLGVVDQHNSGLGGGCFILIRQANGKLLAIDGRETAPAKASRDMYVRDGKAVPALSQTGPLAVATPGALAAYALALNKAGKLKLAEVVQPAADLAAKGFALDRNYARKLKSTADKLAQFPGSKGALLKADGTAYEEGETLKQPDLARTYQQIAKHGIDWFYRGEFAAMVEAWMKANGGILTAADFAAYQPIVREPLQTTYRDYRIIGFPPPSSGGVHVAQMLNMLEQFELADLNKQGRGALEHLLAEVMKLAFADRAYWLGDPDFANVPRGLIDKAYARELAAKIDLNKASEVKSYGRPPRATENIFAKPPADAPIIDKHTTHIAAADAEGNWVAITATVNTTFGSKIIVPGTGLVLNNEMDDFSISPGQPNAFGLIGAEANAVQPGKRPLSSMSPTIVLRDNQPFLTVGAAGGPTIITQVLQVLVRVLDLHQPLSEAVAAPRVHHQWRPDELRVEQSLPAATVAALQDRGHKIDATAGIGVCQAVSFDPATKAFTGVHDPRVPGSAEGL from the coding sequence ATGCTCACTCGCCGAGATTTGTTACGCGCGCTAGCTGCGACTTCGGCGGGGACTCTGGCGGCAAATACCTTTGCCTCGTTACGTGCTGCTGACACTCAAACCTGGCAGCGCGGTGCCGTCGCCACCGTCCAACCGTTGGCAACGAAGGCTGGTGTGAATGCGCTGCGCCAGGGTGGCAATGCCGTCGATGCCGCCATCGCGGCTGCCGTTACGCTGGGCGTTGTCGACCAACACAATTCGGGACTCGGTGGCGGCTGCTTCATTTTGATCCGTCAGGCCAACGGCAAATTGCTGGCCATCGATGGCCGCGAGACCGCGCCAGCCAAAGCTTCGCGCGACATGTACGTGCGCGATGGCAAAGCAGTTCCCGCGCTTAGTCAAACGGGGCCCCTCGCAGTCGCCACTCCCGGCGCACTAGCCGCATATGCTTTGGCACTCAACAAAGCGGGTAAGTTGAAACTGGCGGAAGTCGTTCAGCCGGCCGCTGATCTGGCGGCCAAGGGTTTTGCGCTCGATCGCAACTATGCCCGCAAATTGAAGAGCACCGCCGACAAACTCGCTCAGTTTCCCGGCTCGAAAGGAGCGTTACTCAAGGCCGATGGCACAGCTTACGAGGAAGGTGAAACGCTTAAACAGCCAGATTTGGCTCGTACCTATCAGCAAATTGCGAAGCATGGCATCGACTGGTTCTATCGTGGTGAGTTTGCCGCAATGGTCGAAGCGTGGATGAAAGCCAACGGTGGCATTCTGACGGCTGCAGACTTTGCCGCTTACCAGCCCATCGTTCGCGAGCCACTGCAAACGACCTATCGCGATTATCGAATCATCGGCTTTCCGCCCCCTAGTTCCGGCGGCGTGCATGTGGCGCAGATGCTCAACATGCTCGAACAGTTCGAGCTGGCCGATTTGAACAAACAGGGCAGGGGGGCACTCGAGCATCTACTGGCCGAAGTGATGAAGCTGGCCTTTGCCGATCGCGCTTACTGGCTGGGCGATCCTGATTTTGCCAACGTGCCGCGCGGCCTCATCGACAAAGCGTACGCTCGCGAACTGGCAGCCAAGATCGACTTAAACAAGGCCAGCGAGGTGAAAAGTTATGGCCGCCCACCACGCGCGACGGAGAACATTTTCGCCAAGCCACCGGCCGATGCTCCCATCATCGACAAACACACCACGCATATTGCCGCCGCCGATGCCGAGGGAAATTGGGTCGCTATTACGGCGACAGTGAATACGACATTCGGTTCCAAAATCATCGTTCCCGGCACTGGTCTCGTGCTGAATAACGAGATGGATGACTTTTCCATCAGCCCTGGCCAGCCCAATGCCTTCGGGCTGATTGGTGCGGAAGCGAATGCCGTGCAACCTGGCAAGCGACCACTCTCCAGCATGAGCCCGACCATCGTGCTGCGCGACAATCAGCCCTTCTTAACGGTTGGTGCTGCTGGCGGCCCCACCATCATCACGCAAGTGCTGCAGGTGCTCGTCCGCGTGCTCGACCTGCACCAGCCACTCAGTGAGGCGGTCGCGGCACCCCGCGTGCATCATCAATGGCGTCCCGATGAACTGCGAGTGGAACAATCGCTGCCAGCAGCCACGGTTGCTGCGCTGCAAGATCGCGGTCATAAGATCGACGCAACTGCTGGCATCGGTGTCTGCCAGGCGGTTTCCTTCGATCCTGCCACGAAAGCCTTCACCGGCGTACACGATCCACGCGTGCCCGGTTCAGCCGAAGGCTTGTAA
- a CDS encoding DUF3500 domain-containing protein has translation MSESHPVCPDCESPGSASPRSERGRTEVARREFLRTSAAGATLLAMGATTGNLFGADEKPADKKTPETLVKQLYDSMSKDQKKEVCFDWDYQDPKLGLLRTRISNNWHITSPTIIGSDYYTKEQAEIVRAIYEGIISPEWHAKVDKQLKDDNGGKGWGTSQNVAIFGKPGDGKFELVMTGRHMTLRCDGNSTEHMAFGGPIFYGHAASGFNEKPGHPGNVYWEQALEANKVYEMLDGKQRQKAEVSKTWPESQVQLQGDKGTFAGIPVADMSSDQKEQMQKVLQKLIEPYRQSDRDEVLACLKTNGGLDKCSLAFFTDADLGNDKIWDNWRLEGPAFVWNFRSVPHVHCWVNIADNANVKLNS, from the coding sequence ATGTCTGAATCGCATCCCGTCTGTCCCGATTGTGAATCGCCCGGCTCGGCGTCGCCGCGCAGCGAACGTGGCCGCACGGAAGTTGCCCGCCGCGAATTTCTGCGTACCTCGGCAGCCGGTGCTACCCTGCTTGCCATGGGTGCCACAACTGGCAATTTGTTTGGTGCGGATGAAAAGCCCGCTGACAAGAAAACGCCTGAGACGCTGGTCAAGCAACTTTACGACTCGATGAGCAAGGACCAAAAGAAAGAGGTCTGCTTCGATTGGGACTATCAAGATCCTAAACTGGGCCTGCTCCGCACTCGCATCTCGAACAACTGGCACATCACCTCGCCCACCATTATCGGCAGCGACTACTACACCAAGGAGCAAGCTGAAATCGTGCGGGCGATCTACGAAGGAATCATTAGCCCCGAGTGGCATGCCAAGGTCGACAAGCAGTTAAAGGACGACAACGGCGGTAAGGGCTGGGGCACGAGCCAAAATGTTGCCATCTTCGGCAAGCCGGGCGACGGCAAGTTCGAATTGGTGATGACCGGCCGGCACATGACACTTCGCTGCGACGGCAACAGCACCGAGCACATGGCCTTTGGCGGGCCAATCTTCTACGGTCACGCGGCCAGTGGCTTCAACGAGAAGCCCGGCCATCCTGGCAATGTTTACTGGGAACAAGCGCTCGAAGCCAACAAGGTCTACGAGATGCTCGACGGCAAGCAGCGACAGAAGGCCGAAGTCTCGAAGACGTGGCCCGAAAGCCAGGTGCAACTGCAGGGCGACAAGGGAACGTTCGCCGGCATTCCCGTGGCCGATATGTCGTCCGATCAGAAGGAACAAATGCAGAAAGTGCTGCAAAAACTGATCGAGCCTTATCGCCAAAGCGATCGAGACGAAGTGCTCGCCTGCTTGAAGACCAACGGCGGTCTCGACAAGTGCTCGCTGGCCTTCTTCACTGATGCCGACCTGGGCAACGACAAGATTTGGGACAACTGGCGCCTTGAGGGCCCGGCGTTCGTTTGGAACTTCCGCAGCGTGCCGCACGTTCACTGCTGGGTGAACATCGCCGACAACGCCAACGTGAAGTTGAACTCCTAA
- a CDS encoding site-2 protease family protein — MDFPPPPSHRQTGSAFEITTADILLGEEDVLFEQSLHAANAAIESPPRNNNGWWLLISMALFALTSLGGFNLLGMGLLVAVLLLHESGHFLGMKLFGYRDVKMFFIPFFGAAVSGKKHAVPAWQEIVVLLLGPLPGLILGTVLFFAFRPTDSKSLMFQLVAMLVALNGFNLLPLIPLDGGRVMNLLIFRRHPALEVVFKIFAVLGLALLAITGSIILGLMAFFMLIGIPYGYKLASRARRLRREFPTIVAEWREQGLAELRQLYQYALDIFPQDRNPANIGTRMISLHEQASTSSPGILGTLFFLMVYGTSFFLGPTVGVVMAIDNNANIAARQMEKAKSLHDEAVALLAEAKQIEQQADGQNVDQQQILKLRSLAEEKVNEGMDLVWANLHLAKTDENERVTSSLADLQMEMMIAKAKPAEPQPAKESVP, encoded by the coding sequence ATGGACTTCCCTCCTCCACCCAGCCATCGTCAGACTGGTAGCGCGTTTGAAATAACGACGGCCGATATCCTGCTCGGCGAGGAAGACGTCCTCTTCGAGCAGAGTCTGCATGCCGCCAATGCCGCGATCGAATCCCCGCCGCGCAACAACAACGGTTGGTGGCTTCTGATCTCGATGGCTCTCTTCGCCCTGACGAGCCTCGGGGGCTTTAACCTGCTCGGCATGGGCCTGCTCGTGGCTGTGCTGTTGCTGCACGAGTCGGGGCACTTTCTGGGCATGAAGTTGTTCGGCTATCGCGATGTGAAGATGTTTTTCATTCCATTTTTCGGCGCGGCGGTCTCGGGCAAAAAGCACGCCGTTCCGGCCTGGCAAGAGATCGTAGTGCTCCTCCTTGGTCCGCTGCCTGGGCTGATCCTGGGCACGGTTCTATTTTTCGCCTTCCGGCCGACGGACTCCAAGAGCCTGATGTTTCAACTCGTAGCCATGCTGGTCGCCTTGAATGGGTTCAACCTGCTGCCGCTCATTCCACTCGACGGCGGCCGGGTGATGAATCTCCTCATCTTTCGACGACATCCCGCGCTCGAAGTGGTGTTCAAAATCTTCGCCGTCCTCGGCCTGGCACTGCTGGCCATCACGGGGTCGATCATTCTGGGATTGATGGCATTCTTCATGCTGATCGGCATTCCCTACGGCTATAAGCTGGCCTCGCGCGCCCGCCGCTTGCGGCGAGAGTTTCCAACCATCGTCGCCGAATGGCGCGAGCAGGGACTTGCTGAACTCCGCCAGCTGTATCAATACGCGCTCGATATCTTCCCGCAAGATCGTAACCCGGCGAACATCGGCACGCGCATGATCTCGCTTCACGAGCAGGCCTCGACATCGTCCCCCGGTATCCTCGGCACGCTCTTTTTCTTGATGGTTTATGGCACTAGTTTTTTCCTTGGGCCGACAGTGGGCGTGGTGATGGCGATAGACAACAACGCGAACATCGCCGCCCGCCAGATGGAAAAGGCGAAATCGTTGCACGATGAAGCAGTCGCCTTGCTTGCCGAAGCAAAGCAAATAGAACAGCAGGCCGATGGTCAGAATGTCGATCAGCAGCAAATCCTGAAGCTCCGTTCGCTGGCCGAGGAAAAGGTCAATGAGGGAATGGATTTGGTCTGGGCAAATCTTCACCTGGCTAAGACCGACGAAAATGAGAGAGTGACCTCAAGTCTTGCCGATCTGCAAATGGAGATGATGATTGCGAAAGCAAAACCGGCCGAGCCGCAACCAGCGAAGGAGTCGGTTCCGTAG
- a CDS encoding DUF2330 domain-containing protein — translation MSRALSACLLLLAIAYPSIACCPAPPLGDWVVNADQTVIMLWDPAAKKQHFIRKASFQSEADDFGFLIPSPSKPELAESGNEAFGLLHEVTAPRIVYRPRNPQGGGCNLGCSIDEPKSVVTAAAGPAVRVLEEKEVAGFNATVLEADNTAVLVEWLKDNGYAYSPEVAAWAQPYVDQNWKITALKVAKRADSQETQTVQAGALRLSFDTDQPLFPYREPDYAQLAAGNAKHTQALAEQQRLLRIYFVSNARYQGDLTPAQPWTGKVAWAGKLEEMQRTRLLDLLKLPSETGPAEFYLTEFEDQWPYKVAPADVYFAEATTQTDVRRPDVYVQRDGSSDIGLIALVLLAFMPLLLRRQ, via the coding sequence ATGTCGCGTGCACTTTCCGCCTGTTTGCTGTTGCTGGCCATCGCTTATCCCAGCATCGCTTGTTGCCCGGCTCCTCCGTTAGGAGATTGGGTGGTGAACGCGGACCAGACCGTCATCATGCTCTGGGATCCGGCTGCCAAGAAACAGCACTTCATCCGAAAGGCTTCCTTTCAAAGCGAAGCGGACGATTTTGGCTTCTTGATCCCTTCACCGAGCAAACCCGAGCTGGCCGAGTCTGGCAACGAAGCGTTCGGCCTGCTGCACGAAGTAACTGCGCCACGAATTGTCTATCGTCCGCGCAATCCACAAGGGGGCGGCTGCAATCTAGGTTGTTCGATCGACGAGCCGAAGTCGGTAGTCACCGCCGCAGCTGGTCCGGCTGTTCGCGTGCTCGAAGAAAAGGAAGTGGCCGGGTTCAATGCCACAGTGCTGGAAGCTGACAACACTGCCGTGCTCGTCGAATGGCTCAAAGACAACGGCTATGCCTATTCGCCCGAAGTTGCTGCCTGGGCTCAACCTTATGTAGATCAGAACTGGAAAATCACGGCCCTCAAAGTGGCCAAACGGGCGGATAGCCAAGAGACACAAACCGTGCAGGCCGGCGCGCTGCGACTGTCGTTCGATACCGATCAGCCGCTGTTTCCTTATCGCGAACCTGACTATGCGCAACTTGCTGCCGGCAATGCGAAGCACACGCAAGCACTCGCGGAGCAACAGCGACTGCTGCGGATTTATTTTGTCTCAAACGCTCGCTACCAAGGAGATTTGACCCCCGCACAACCGTGGACCGGCAAAGTGGCCTGGGCCGGCAAGTTGGAAGAAATGCAGCGCACCCGCTTGCTCGATCTATTAAAACTCCCCTCGGAAACTGGCCCCGCAGAATTCTATCTTACCGAATTCGAAGATCAGTGGCCGTACAAAGTGGCACCTGCCGATGTCTACTTCGCCGAGGCAACCACTCAGACCGACGTCCGCCGTCCCGATGTCTACGTTCAGCGCGACGGCAGCAGCGATATTGGCCTGATTGCGTTGGTGCTGTTGGCGTTCATGCCGCTGCTGTTACGCCGGCAATAA
- a CDS encoding MarR family winged helix-turn-helix transcriptional regulator, which yields MDARLNAEPIAHAGARPRGALREWLQLLLQTGAVARSWRQQLASQVAGQELTDQEFLVLWLCSEQPVARRGQGELAEAVGASPAQMSGLVERLRRRELLRFERLGNDRRRQVWQLTAQGEQLVAELCRTLSVRSEQIFSRLTSDEQRQLLALIQRSLPSDDEIDTDEPARFLTPGQGGPSSCAA from the coding sequence ATGGATGCACGTCTGAATGCAGAGCCGATTGCTCACGCCGGCGCACGGCCGCGCGGAGCACTGCGCGAGTGGTTGCAACTGTTGTTGCAGACCGGTGCCGTCGCCCGTTCTTGGCGTCAACAATTGGCCAGCCAGGTCGCCGGGCAAGAACTGACCGATCAAGAATTTCTCGTCCTCTGGCTTTGCAGCGAACAGCCTGTTGCCAGGCGCGGACAAGGCGAACTGGCCGAAGCGGTTGGTGCTTCGCCGGCGCAAATGAGCGGGCTCGTCGAACGCCTTCGCCGCCGCGAGTTGCTGCGGTTCGAGCGCCTCGGCAACGATCGCCGCCGTCAAGTCTGGCAACTGACCGCACAAGGCGAACAGTTAGTCGCCGAACTGTGCCGCACCCTCTCAGTCCGGAGCGAACAGATTTTTAGCCGACTCACGAGTGACGAGCAGCGACAACTACTCGCGCTGATTCAGCGCTCCCTGCCCAGCGACGATGAAATCGACACCGACGAACCAGCCCGCTTCCTCACGCCTGGCCAAGGAGGTCCTTCGTCATGCGCTGCCTAA